The genomic interval ATTATTCTATCTCTGCCATTAATATTTATTTTGCTGCCTATCTTATATCGCTCTTTGATTAAAGAGAGTTTCTTCATAAGAGGTTCTCCAACAAGGGATCTATCAACAGAAATCCCTGAACGATCAGGATAATAATACCCAAATTCATCCATCAGGTCTCTAAGATATTCACTCAGGTTTTTACCTGTAGTAGCCATCATCTCTATTGATAGAAGTAATCCAAATAGTGCATCCTTTTCGAGTGTATGGTTATAACCAGAAATGCCGTCAGACTCCTCAAAGGCAACTATTGCCCTTTCAGTAGATGTCTTAAGCATATAAGGTCTAAAATTCTTGAATCCAACCTTTGTCTCTCTAATTGGTATATGCAGCTTTTCTGCAATTGCATTGACAAAATTGCTTGTGCCAACAGATTTTGCAACAATACCAGGAATTTTTTTATATACATGGAGAAAATGCAAAGCCATTGCACCAAAATAGTTCATTGGTATCTGCATGACACCATCAGCATATCTGATGCGATCTCCGTCAGGGTCCATAATAGCACCAAGTTTGAATCTTGCATTACTGCCTCTCAAAACGCTTTCAACCCCTGCCATATTTTTCTCTGAAGGCTCTGGTGCTACTCCTCCAAAAAGGTAATCGTCTTCTGTCCTGAGATATTTAATCTTTGGGCTTTCTCCTAAAATCCTCTGGATTCTTCCCCTTGTTGCGCCGTGAACATTATCAACACAGATAATGCAATCCTCTGTGTCTATAAAATTTTTTATTCTTTCTATATTCAGAGTCTTTCGCTCTTTTATATACTTTATATAAAGCTCTGTCAGGTCTATTGTCTGGATAACAGCATGTAAGGCACGACTTTCAATATTTATATTGCCTTTCATCATTGTGTTTGCAATATCTTCTATCTTTGATGTAATCTCATTGCCTGCTGGTCCTCCATCTGATGGATTGAATTTAAAGCCTGCATAATTTGCGGGATTATGAGATGGTGTGAGGTTTATTGAACACGCAGCATTTGTCATCTCAATGCCTGCTGAAAACTCAGGTGTGGCTGCTTCACCTGCATACCATGTCTTTATATTCTCTCTCTGTAAAAGCCCTATAACCTCTTTTGCAAAATCAGCACCTAAGAACCTGTTGTCATGCCCAACAATAACGCCCCGTCTTTTTATATCCTCAAAGTCAGACACGCCCATCGCATCCATGAAGAACTTATCATTGCTCTTAAATGCCTCTATAATTGCCGATGTAACTACACGCACATTATTGAATGTAAAGTCCGTGCCAATCTCCCCTCTCCATCCTGATGTGCCAAATACTATTTTTGAAGGAGCAGTATTTTCTCTTGCAAATTTTTCTATAATCGGCAATAAATCTCTACCTTTTGAAACATCAGCCAATATCACCTTCCAGCATGCTGATGCGTTTTCAAATGTTTGTGCCATCGATTCCTCCAGATTTATAAGTTTTAACACATCTGCCCAAAATAATCTATAATGCCTTGATATTACTTGCTTTAAAAAACGAGATTCTTCGCAGCCCCCTCACTTCGTTCAGGACTTCGCTTTGCTTCGGCTCAGAATGACAAATACACTATTAACTAACCCTCACCACTTCACCAAATAATCACCCATTTGGGACAGATATGTTTTAATATTATCATAACCAGTAAAATTGATACAGCATGAAAAAATTTTTAGATAGCTATTGCCTCGTAATGAAAAATTCTATGTTTCCATAATCCGTAATGAAAATTGCTAATTCAGATAGGCTTAAGGCTAAAAAAATAAACGAATTAAAAACTTCAGCAAAGTTTAAGTTAATAATCAGATGCCAAATACTGCGAAAAGGCTTTAAACCATGATTATGGATTATGGATGTTTACAGATTATACTATTGCCCATAACTCCATGAATGTTATAATTACTTATGGATATGAAAGATAGACATATACTCATTGCTGTGGATGAGTCAGAAAATGCAAAAAGAGCTGTTCTGTATGTTGCAGATTTTCTTGGAGGCATTCCGGGATTTCGTGTAACATTGCTCAATATCATTCCTGAACCACCTGAAGACTATTTCAAAACCTCTGAAGAACAAATTAGATGGCGTGAAGAACATAAACACAAAATTGAGAGAATGCTCGAAAATTATCGCCAGATACTCATTCAATCAGGATTTACTGAAGACAAAGTATCTGCAAAATTAGTCATAAGAGATTGTCCTTCTGTTGCAGAGTGCATCCTCGATGAATTAAACAAACTCAAGGCATGCACTGCTGTTGTGGGACGTAGAGGCATATCGAAAAAAGAGGAATTCCTATTTGGTAGCACATCCAGTAAGATCATACATGAAGCAAAAAACTGCTCTGTATGGGTGATAGAATAATCACCCCTTCACTCCATTACTCCATAAACTTATCTTTCTTCCCCATTCAAATGCCTTTTGTAAAATACTATTTTCATCTGCTGTAATCAACATCCTATTGTTAATAAGCAATCTTCCATTTACCATCACGGTCTCAATATCTGATGCCATTACTGCATAGACAATATGAGAATAGACATCATATATTGGAGCAAGATGAGGCACTTTAAGATTTATGGTTATAATGTCAGCAAGTTTGCCTTTTTCTATACTGCCAACACTTTTACCAAGTCCGAGCACCTCTGCACCCCATCTTGTTGCCATTGTAATGATTGTTCGGGCATCAAGTGCAACTGAGTCTTTCAACACAGCCTTATGCACCTTTGCAGCAGTGGACATCTCGCCAAGTATATTTAGATCATTATTACTCGCTGCTCCATCAGTGCCAAAAGTAACTCTTACCCCTGATTTGAGCATTGCACCAACCGGTGCAAATCCTGAAGCAAGTTTTAAATTGCTCTCTATGCAATGCGATACTCCAACCTTATGATTTGCAAGCATTTCTATCTCTCTATCTTCAACCCAGACACAATGAGCAGCAACAACCCTTTCATCTAAAAAACCTATAGAGTGAAGATACTCAATAGGCCTTTTCCCATATCTTGACAAAACCTCACTAACTTCCCATTCCGTTTCAGAAAGATGGATATGCAATAGCACATCTAATCTCTCTGCAATTTTTTTAGATTTCTTTAAAGTCTCAGAACTGCATGTATATGTAGAATGGGGAGCTATACATGGGGTAATCAACTCATCTCGCACCCCTTTTTTCCATTTTTCTATGAACCTTTCAGCATTGTTTATATAATCATCTGCGGAATTGCCGGTTTTTGTTGGGAAATCAACAATGCCTGCCCCTATTACAGCCCTCATACCAATCTTTTCTGCTGCATTAGCCACACTGTCACAGAAAAAATACATATCATTAAATGTTGTGACGCCTGCCTTGAGCATTTCAAGACATGCAAGCTGTGATGCATCAAAGACAAATTCATTGCTGAGCCATTCATTCTCAGCAGGCCAGATATAGTTTTTCAGCCAGTCATTCAAAGGCATATCATCTGCAAGTCCTCTGAAATATACCATTGCTGCATGGGTATGGGTATTTATCAATCCAGGCAATACCGCCCTTCCCTTACCTCCAACAATATTTTCAGAAGAATATTTTTTTGAAATATTTTCATAAATATCCACATCAATAATTTCTGCACCCTTTACAGCAATAGCGCCGTCTTTGATCGAATCCATCCTGTCATTCATTGTAAGAACATAGTCGCCGCATATGATATAATCAGCTCTTTGCATTAGAATAAAAACCTCCTATTTTAATAAGGTTGAGGTTAAGGTAAAAACAAATACTGCGATGCTTACATATCCATTCATATTAAAAAATGCCATATTTAATTTGCTTAAATCATCAGGCTTTACAAGCGAATGTTCGTAAATCAACATGCCTGCAACTATAAACATGCCTATCCAATACAAAAGATTCAAGCCAAAAATAACACCATTAAAAACAAGCAATGACCATGTCACAAAGTGAAAAATCTTTGCAAGTATCAATGATCTTTTTATTCCAAATCTCTGCGGTATAGAATAAAGTCCATTGATCCTGTCAAACTCTACATCCTGAAGCGCGTAAAGCACATCAAACCCTGCAAGCCAGAATACCACTGCAATGCTCAAGGGAATTATCTCCCAATCTAATGTGCCCCTTATGGCAATCCATGCACCAAGTGGAGCTGCAGAGATGGCAATGCCAAGAACAAAATGGCTCAACCATGTAAATCTTTTTGTATATGAATAAAAAGATAAAACTGCAATTGCCAAAGGAGAAAGTTTAAAACAAAGAGGATTGAGATTATAAGCAGCAAAGACAAACAAGACAAGAGAGATAAATGTAAACACACTTGCATCTCTGACCCTTATCTTTCCTGATGGTATCTCTCTACTTGCTGTTCTTGGATTTAAGGCATCAACTTTTCTGTCAATTATCCTGTTTAAGCCCATTGCACCTGAACGCGCCCCAACCATAGCAATGATAATCCAGAATACCTGCCTCATTGATGGAATGCCTGATGCTGCCAGCACAGCACCCGTAAATGCAAATGGCAGTGCAAAGACCGAATGAGAAATCTTTATCATTCTCATATAGGAGATTGCCCTGTTTATGATATTACCAGCCCCCAAAAAAGTCGCAGACTTTCTGGGGGGACCTGCATTCTTAGTTATTTGCATATGCATCAACCTTAACTTTATGATACCATACTTCAAACTTGACTTGCCGAGAGCAATTAATTTATGTTCTAATTAAACATGACGCTCGGCGCATAATGCTTTTAGTCTTGACAAAGAATAAAAACTATGTTAGAAAATTCACACTACTAAAGGACTTTGTCCTTTTGATAAAATTAAAAGGTTCAGTGGGATCCCCCCCCACCCCTTTGAGGAGGAGAGCATGAATCCTGACAACATCAAATATCACAAGGAGCACACATGGGTAAAGGTATCAGGCAAGAAGGCAACTGTGGGAATAACAGATTATGCACAAGATGCACTCGGAGATATTGTGTACATTGACCTTCCAGAAGTTGACACAGCAGTAGAAGCAAATACAGAGATGTCAGAGATAGAGTCAACAAAGGCAACATCAGCAGTTATAGCTCCTGTAAGTGGAACCATAGTAGAAATCAATGAAAAACTTGCAGACTCTCCAGAGATAATCAATGAAGATCCTTATGGAAAGGGATGGATAGCAGTAATAGAAATGGACAATGAATCAGAACTCGATGATCTCATGGATGCAAGTGATTATGAAAGATATATAGAAGAGGAAGCAAAATGAAATTAACAATAATAGGTGCTGGACCAGGTGGATATGTAGCAGCACTAAAGGCTGCACAACTTGGTGCACAAGTGACTGTAATAGAAGATACCGAAGTTGGAGGCACTTGCCTTAACAGAGGCTGTATCCCTACAAAGGCACTTGTGGCATCATCAGAAGCTCTTCATAAGGCTAAAAACTTAGAAGAATTTGGCATTGAGATTTCAGGAAATATTAGCCCCAATCTCACTAAGATAATGGAGAGAAAAAACAAAGTGGTTTCAACACAGGTAAAAGGCATTCGCTCTCTATTCAAAAGCTGGGGCGTAAATCTCATCGAAGGCAGAGGAATGATTCTCACCCCTGAAAAGATAGAGGTCCAGAAAAAAGACAATGCCATAGAAATAATCGAGACAGATAAGATAATAATTGCTACAGGCTCAAGGCCTGCACAGATTCCAACATTTCCATTTGATGGCGAACACATCCTCTCAAGCGACGATGCACTGAATATCAAATCTATACCTGCAAGTATGATAATAATTGGTGCTGGAGTAATAGGCTGCGAATTTGCCTGCATATTTAAAGAACTCGGCACAGAGGTAACAATGGTTGAAATGATGCCAAGGGCTGTTTCCACAGAAGACCCTGAAATATCAGAAATACTCGAAAAAGAACTCAAAAAGAAAAAGATAAAACTCCTGACTGGAACAAAAGTAGAAAAAGTAGATGGACAACATGATGGCATCCATGTGCATCTTGCAGATGGAAAAGAACTTGTAGCAGAAAAACTCCTCGTGTCAATAGGCAGAGCGCTTAATACAGAGAATATAGGACTCGAGGCAGTGGGAATAAAAAGAGGAGCAAGGGGAGAAATACTGGTAAACGAAAAAATGGAAACAAACATCGAAGGCATATATGCCATAGGAGATGTGACAGGTGGAATATTGCTTGCACATACAGCATCAAAACAAGGCATTGTAGCTGCCTGCAATGCATGTGGCAAGGAAAAGAAGTATGACCCATCT from Dissulfurispira thermophila carries:
- a CDS encoding phosphomannomutase, yielding MAQTFENASACWKVILADVSKGRDLLPIIEKFARENTAPSKIVFGTSGWRGEIGTDFTFNNVRVVTSAIIEAFKSNDKFFMDAMGVSDFEDIKRRGVIVGHDNRFLGADFAKEVIGLLQRENIKTWYAGEAATPEFSAGIEMTNAACSINLTPSHNPANYAGFKFNPSDGGPAGNEITSKIEDIANTMMKGNINIESRALHAVIQTIDLTELYIKYIKERKTLNIERIKNFIDTEDCIICVDNVHGATRGRIQRILGESPKIKYLRTEDDYLFGGVAPEPSEKNMAGVESVLRGSNARFKLGAIMDPDGDRIRYADGVMQIPMNYFGAMALHFLHVYKKIPGIVAKSVGTSNFVNAIAEKLHIPIRETKVGFKNFRPYMLKTSTERAIVAFEESDGISGYNHTLEKDALFGLLLSIEMMATTGKNLSEYLRDLMDEFGYYYPDRSGISVDRSLVGEPLMKKLSLIKERYKIGSKININGRDRIIKDVITVDGTKIIFDDGSWLMIRPSGTEPKVRFYIEARTEEDKKAVFETAERITREML
- a CDS encoding universal stress protein, coding for MDMKDRHILIAVDESENAKRAVLYVADFLGGIPGFRVTLLNIIPEPPEDYFKTSEEQIRWREEHKHKIERMLENYRQILIQSGFTEDKVSAKLVIRDCPSVAECILDELNKLKACTAVVGRRGISKKEEFLFGSTSSKIIHEAKNCSVWVIE
- a CDS encoding amidohydrolase family protein, encoding MQRADYIICGDYVLTMNDRMDSIKDGAIAVKGAEIIDVDIYENISKKYSSENIVGGKGRAVLPGLINTHTHAAMVYFRGLADDMPLNDWLKNYIWPAENEWLSNEFVFDASQLACLEMLKAGVTTFNDMYFFCDSVANAAEKIGMRAVIGAGIVDFPTKTGNSADDYINNAERFIEKWKKGVRDELITPCIAPHSTYTCSSETLKKSKKIAERLDVLLHIHLSETEWEVSEVLSRYGKRPIEYLHSIGFLDERVVAAHCVWVEDREIEMLANHKVGVSHCIESNLKLASGFAPVGAMLKSGVRVTFGTDGAASNNDLNILGEMSTAAKVHKAVLKDSVALDARTIITMATRWGAEVLGLGKSVGSIEKGKLADIITINLKVPHLAPIYDVYSHIVYAVMASDIETVMVNGRLLINNRMLITADENSILQKAFEWGRKISLWSNGVKG
- a CDS encoding UbiA-like polyprenyltransferase, translated to MQITKNAGPPRKSATFLGAGNIINRAISYMRMIKISHSVFALPFAFTGAVLAASGIPSMRQVFWIIIAMVGARSGAMGLNRIIDRKVDALNPRTASREIPSGKIRVRDASVFTFISLVLFVFAAYNLNPLCFKLSPLAIAVLSFYSYTKRFTWLSHFVLGIAISAAPLGAWIAIRGTLDWEIIPLSIAVVFWLAGFDVLYALQDVEFDRINGLYSIPQRFGIKRSLILAKIFHFVTWSLLVFNGVIFGLNLLYWIGMFIVAGMLIYEHSLVKPDDLSKLNMAFFNMNGYVSIAVFVFTLTSTLLK
- the gcvH gene encoding glycine cleavage system protein GcvH, with translation MNPDNIKYHKEHTWVKVSGKKATVGITDYAQDALGDIVYIDLPEVDTAVEANTEMSEIESTKATSAVIAPVSGTIVEINEKLADSPEIINEDPYGKGWIAVIEMDNESELDDLMDASDYERYIEEEAK
- the lpdA gene encoding dihydrolipoyl dehydrogenase, with product MKLTIIGAGPGGYVAALKAAQLGAQVTVIEDTEVGGTCLNRGCIPTKALVASSEALHKAKNLEEFGIEISGNISPNLTKIMERKNKVVSTQVKGIRSLFKSWGVNLIEGRGMILTPEKIEVQKKDNAIEIIETDKIIIATGSRPAQIPTFPFDGEHILSSDDALNIKSIPASMIIIGAGVIGCEFACIFKELGTEVTMVEMMPRAVSTEDPEISEILEKELKKKKIKLLTGTKVEKVDGQHDGIHVHLADGKELVAEKLLVSIGRALNTENIGLEAVGIKRGARGEILVNEKMETNIEGIYAIGDVTGGILLAHTASKQGIVAACNACGKEKKYDPSVVPAAIFTSPEIGSVGLREHQAKDKGINIKIGRFQFRSLGKAHAMGEIAGMIKIIADADTDKVVGVHIIGPHASDLVHEGALAIKTGLTAKEVADMIHAHPTLAEGLMEAAEDVHGEAIHAPKK